The Collimonas fungivorans Ter331 genome has a segment encoding these proteins:
- a CDS encoding alkaline phosphatase, translating into MKLRILIAAATGAMALAGCSGSSNPLVETPVERPEVKPGKNVIFFLGDGMGITTMTAARIYKVGEEGDLTIDTLPESGFVTTYSNDAQVTDSAPSMAAYMTGVKANNEVIAMSANTSARDAGGKSYVNGADSTCPAGNGTPADTLLEIMKAKGYSTGVVTTTRITHATPAATYSHICHRDGENNIAAQLTPKGAGFNSKLSDGVDVIFGGGRRHFLPKADADSKRSDSRDLVAEFKAAGYTYASNFAEFDKIGAATPKVVGLFHKDHMTYDLDRDAAKEPSLAQMTGKSIDLLNSKKTGFFLMVEGGRIDHALHATNARRALQETVAFDDAIKVALDKMQQVDPGLKNTLVVVTADHDHSILLNGYAKRTGKTTSSEPGVLGLVKNVATGQPERDINNNPYTVIGFGNGPNHLATRGALSDMQVADKDYMQESVIPTEAGGETHGGTNVFIGAQGLGAENIRGVLDNTEVFGLVKKAVGL; encoded by the coding sequence ATGAAATTACGTATTTTGATTGCCGCCGCCACGGGAGCCATGGCGCTGGCAGGATGTAGCGGTTCCAGCAATCCGCTGGTAGAGACGCCGGTCGAGCGGCCTGAAGTCAAGCCGGGCAAGAATGTCATCTTCTTCCTGGGCGACGGCATGGGCATCACCACCATGACTGCCGCCCGCATCTACAAAGTGGGCGAAGAGGGCGACCTGACCATCGATACCCTGCCGGAAAGCGGTTTCGTCACTACCTATTCCAACGATGCCCAAGTGACCGACAGCGCACCGTCGATGGCGGCCTACATGACCGGCGTCAAGGCGAACAACGAAGTGATTGCCATGTCGGCCAATACCAGCGCCCGCGACGCCGGCGGCAAAAGTTATGTCAACGGCGCCGACAGCACCTGCCCCGCCGGCAACGGCACGCCAGCCGACACTCTACTGGAGATCATGAAGGCCAAGGGTTACAGCACCGGCGTCGTGACCACCACCCGGATCACGCATGCGACGCCGGCGGCGACTTATTCGCATATCTGCCACCGCGACGGCGAAAACAATATCGCCGCGCAATTGACGCCGAAGGGCGCCGGCTTCAACAGCAAGCTGAGCGATGGCGTCGACGTCATTTTCGGCGGCGGCCGCCGTCATTTCCTGCCGAAAGCCGACGCCGACAGCAAGCGCAGCGACAGCCGCGACCTGGTGGCGGAATTCAAGGCGGCCGGCTATACCTACGCTAGCAACTTTGCCGAGTTCGACAAGATCGGCGCGGCGACGCCGAAAGTGGTCGGCCTGTTCCACAAAGACCACATGACTTACGACCTGGACCGCGACGCCGCCAAGGAACCGAGCCTGGCGCAGATGACAGGCAAGTCGATAGACCTGCTGAACAGCAAGAAAACTGGCTTCTTCCTGATGGTGGAGGGCGGCCGCATCGACCATGCTTTGCACGCCACCAACGCGCGCCGCGCATTGCAGGAAACCGTTGCTTTCGACGACGCGATCAAGGTCGCGCTGGACAAGATGCAGCAAGTCGATCCGGGTTTGAAAAACACTCTGGTGGTGGTCACTGCCGACCATGACCACTCGATCCTGCTGAACGGCTACGCCAAGCGCACCGGCAAGACCACCAGCAGCGAGCCGGGCGTGCTCGGCCTGGTGAAAAATGTCGCTACCGGCCAGCCTGAACGCGATATCAACAACAACCCTTACACCGTGATCGGTTTCGGCAACGGCCCCAACCACCTGGCCACGCGCGGCGCGTTGTCCGACATGCAGGTGGCTGACAAGGACTACATGCAAGAGTCGGTGATCCCGACCGAAGCCGGCGGCGAAACCCACGGCGGCACCAATGTCTTTATCGGTGCGCAGGGACTGGGGGCCGAGAATATCCGCGGCGTGCTCGACAACACCGAAGTGTTCGGCCTGGTGAAAAAAGCTGTCGGCCTGTGA
- a CDS encoding SWIB/MDM2 domain-containing protein → MATAKKPAVAAKKPAATKAKAAPVKAAAKPAVKKADAPKVARKPNAAFMKALTPSAVLAAVVGATPLPRTEVTKKVWEYIKKHKLQNPENKRNIIADEKLKAVFGGKKEVSMFEMTKLISDHLK, encoded by the coding sequence ATGGCCACAGCCAAAAAACCAGCAGTTGCAGCAAAGAAGCCAGCAGCGACCAAAGCAAAAGCAGCTCCGGTCAAAGCGGCAGCCAAGCCTGCAGTAAAAAAAGCCGACGCTCCGAAAGTAGCGCGCAAGCCTAACGCAGCATTCATGAAAGCATTGACGCCGTCAGCTGTCCTGGCTGCTGTCGTTGGCGCGACACCGCTGCCACGCACTGAAGTCACCAAGAAGGTTTGGGAATACATCAAGAAGCACAAGCTGCAGAACCCGGAAAACAAACGCAATATCATTGCTGATGAAAAACTGAAAGCTGTCTTTGGCGGCAAAAAAGAAGTGTCGATGTTTGAAATGACCAAACTCATTTCCGACCACTTGAAATAA
- a CDS encoding lytic transglycosylase domain-containing protein: MLLLLCSMAQAGNQKEEELADSVRLALSRAINDARPPKAQFSEIDQRIQYLYWLGEMSERLKKKLPDAQVRIEFLETAWYEAKRAGLDPGMVLGLIQVESAFRKYALSSVSAHGYMQVMPFWTRVIGDADRSKLFNMQTNLRYGCSILRMYIDMEKGNLYLALGRYNGSRGRPEYPNAVLAAWKRWEYKDDLPIHTVSARK, from the coding sequence ATGTTGTTGCTGCTCTGCAGCATGGCGCAGGCCGGAAATCAAAAAGAAGAAGAGCTGGCGGATTCGGTACGCCTGGCTTTGTCGCGCGCCATCAACGACGCCCGCCCCCCAAAAGCCCAGTTCTCCGAAATCGACCAGCGCATCCAGTACCTGTACTGGCTGGGCGAGATGTCGGAACGCCTGAAGAAGAAGCTGCCGGATGCGCAGGTGCGCATCGAATTCCTGGAAACCGCCTGGTATGAAGCCAAGCGCGCCGGCCTTGATCCCGGCATGGTGCTGGGCCTGATCCAGGTCGAATCGGCATTCCGCAAGTACGCGCTGTCCAGCGTCAGCGCCCATGGCTACATGCAGGTGATGCCATTCTGGACCCGCGTGATCGGCGATGCCGACCGCAGCAAGCTGTTCAACATGCAGACCAACCTGCGTTACGGCTGTTCGATCCTGCGCATGTATATCGACATGGAAAAGGGCAACCTGTACCTCGCGCTCGGCCGCTACAATGGCAGCCGCGGCCGTCCCGAATATCCCAACGCCGTGCTGGCAGCGTGGAAACGCTGGGAATACAAGGACGACCTGCCGATCCATACGGTATCCGCACGCAAGTAA
- a CDS encoding alkaline phosphatase produces MIKPASKQFQRRIYQCAALCALTPLSLLFTANVMAADAAAAKNVIFFLGDGMGPVTVTAARIYGHGEAGRLTMETLTRTARVKTFSLDAQTTDSAPSMAAYMTGVKMKNDVISMSSDTNAFDANGKPYQVKADSTCVAGNGQPVQTLLELAKGAGKAVGAVSTTRISHATPATTYSHVCNRDAYNTITEQATPGAARYNTALKDGVDVLLGGGLRHFLPKSTAGSQRNDELDALGMFKAAGYTYVASGSELKNVNPAGVSKLLGLFSASDMDYELDRVKKNLNQPSLAEMTEKAIGVLKKNPKGYFLMVEGGRIDHALHGTNAKRALEDTLAFDAAIKKALELVDLKDTLIVVTADHDHAIGFNGYPKRGNPILGKVANYYDGKLALAADGKPYTTLAFGNGSAPRRPEDADLTNVDTEADDYLQQVGVRFAGSPGSETHGGGDVMLFSAGAGSDSFKGTFENIKVFGKVKNALGL; encoded by the coding sequence ATGATTAAACCAGCTAGCAAGCAATTCCAGCGCCGGATCTACCAATGCGCCGCACTATGCGCGTTGACGCCGCTGTCTTTACTCTTCACCGCGAACGTCATGGCGGCCGACGCTGCCGCCGCGAAAAACGTCATCTTCTTCCTGGGCGACGGCATGGGCCCGGTGACTGTCACCGCGGCGCGCATCTACGGCCATGGCGAAGCAGGGCGCCTGACCATGGAGACCTTGACCCGCACTGCGCGCGTCAAGACCTTCTCGCTGGATGCCCAGACCACCGACAGCGCACCATCGATGGCGGCGTACATGACCGGCGTCAAGATGAAGAACGATGTGATTTCCATGTCTTCCGATACCAATGCCTTCGACGCCAACGGCAAGCCGTATCAAGTCAAGGCGGATTCCACTTGCGTGGCCGGCAACGGCCAGCCGGTGCAGACTTTGCTGGAGCTGGCCAAGGGCGCGGGCAAGGCGGTTGGTGCAGTCAGCACCACCCGCATCAGCCATGCGACCCCGGCCACAACGTATTCCCACGTCTGCAACCGCGATGCTTACAACACCATCACCGAACAGGCGACACCGGGCGCGGCGCGCTACAACACGGCGCTGAAGGATGGCGTCGATGTCTTGCTGGGCGGCGGCTTGCGGCATTTCCTGCCGAAGAGCACGGCGGGCAGCCAGCGCAACGACGAGCTCGATGCGCTGGGCATGTTCAAGGCGGCGGGATACACCTACGTCGCGTCGGGCAGCGAACTGAAGAACGTCAATCCGGCCGGCGTCAGCAAACTGCTGGGCTTGTTCAGCGCCAGCGACATGGATTACGAACTGGACCGCGTCAAGAAAAACCTGAACCAGCCGAGCCTGGCCGAGATGACTGAAAAAGCCATCGGCGTCCTCAAGAAAAATCCGAAAGGCTATTTCCTGATGGTGGAAGGCGGCCGCATCGACCATGCCTTGCACGGCACCAACGCCAAGCGCGCACTGGAAGATACCCTAGCTTTTGACGCCGCGATCAAGAAGGCGCTGGAGCTGGTCGACCTGAAAGACACCTTGATAGTGGTGACCGCCGACCACGACCACGCGATCGGCTTCAATGGTTATCCCAAGCGCGGCAATCCGATCCTGGGCAAGGTCGCCAACTACTACGACGGCAAGCTGGCGCTGGCGGCCGACGGCAAACCCTACACCACGCTGGCGTTCGGCAACGGCAGCGCGCCGCGCCGCCCGGAAGACGCTGACCTGACCAATGTCGATACCGAAGCCGATGACTACCTGCAGCAGGTCGGCGTGCGTTTTGCCGGTTCGCCTGGTTCGGAGACGCACGGCGGCGGCGACGTGATGCTGTTCTCGGCAGGCGCCGGCAGCGACAGTTTCAAGGGCACGTTTGAAAACATCAAGGTGTTTGGCAAAGTGAAAAACGCACTTGGCTTGTAA
- a CDS encoding NYN domain-containing protein, whose amino-acid sequence MSGNLASEADRLAVLIDADNASAAIADGLLAEVAKYGVASVKRIYGDWTDNRLGSWKECLLRNSIQPIQQFGYTKGKNATDSAMIIDAMDLLYTRRFDGFCIVSSDSDFTRLASRIREDGLQVYGFGERKTPQPFVVACHKFIYTELLIMAEAEGVAEIPGKSKAGNELRQDTRLLRLLRSSVEAVSDEDGWAQLGPVGSHIAKQAPDFDVREYGFSKLSGLVSATELFDVTQRTLANNKSATYIRDKRKK is encoded by the coding sequence ATGTCAGGGAATTTAGCTTCCGAGGCTGATCGTTTGGCGGTATTGATTGATGCTGACAATGCCAGTGCGGCAATTGCCGATGGGCTGCTAGCTGAAGTGGCTAAGTATGGCGTGGCCAGCGTCAAGCGCATTTATGGCGACTGGACCGATAACCGGCTGGGAAGCTGGAAAGAATGTCTGTTACGCAACTCGATCCAGCCAATTCAGCAATTTGGTTATACCAAGGGCAAAAACGCCACTGATAGCGCGATGATTATCGACGCCATGGATTTGTTGTATACCCGCCGTTTCGACGGTTTCTGCATCGTTTCCAGCGATAGCGACTTTACTCGGTTGGCGTCACGGATTCGAGAGGATGGCTTGCAGGTCTATGGCTTCGGCGAGCGTAAGACGCCGCAACCCTTTGTTGTGGCCTGTCACAAATTCATTTATACCGAGCTGCTGATTATGGCAGAAGCTGAAGGCGTAGCCGAAATTCCGGGAAAGAGCAAAGCCGGCAATGAGCTACGGCAAGATACCCGGCTGTTGCGGTTGTTGCGTAGTAGCGTCGAGGCCGTCTCCGACGAAGATGGCTGGGCGCAACTTGGCCCGGTGGGTAGTCATATAGCTAAGCAAGCCCCCGATTTTGACGTGCGCGAATATGGGTTTTCCAAGCTGAGTGGCCTGGTCTCCGCGACCGAACTATTTGATGTGACGCAGCGGACCTTGGCGAACAATAAATCGGCTACCTATATTCGTGACAAGCGTAAAAAATGA
- the ffh gene encoding signal recognition particle protein, translated as MLDNLTQRLAKVVKTMRGEARLTETNTADMLREVRLALLEADVALPAVREFIANVKQKALGEEVIASLTPGQALVGVVQRELASLMGADLGPEASQLNFATQPPAIILMAGLQGAGKTTTVGKLAKYLREQKKKKVLTVSADVYRPAAIGQLQTVTAQVGADFFPTATTDKPVEIALAALDYAKRHYHDVLIIDTAGRLGIDEAMMKEISAIHAAVKPIETLFVVDAMLGQDAINTAKAFSDALPLTGIVLTKLDGDARGGAALSVRHITGKPIKFAGTAEKLDGLEAFDPTRMANRILGMGDILALVEEAQKGVDVAAAKDLAHKIKGGGKFDLNDFKAQLGQMKKMGGLSNLMDKLPAQFQQAAGGANMDQAEKQVRRMEGIINSMTAQERAKPELIKASRKRRIAVGAGVQVQEVNRMLSQFDQMQSMMKKLKGGGMMKMMRGMKGMMPGMR; from the coding sequence ATGCTCGACAATCTGACCCAACGCCTCGCCAAAGTCGTCAAAACCATGCGCGGCGAAGCGCGCCTTACCGAAACCAATACCGCCGACATGCTGCGCGAAGTGCGCCTGGCCTTGCTGGAAGCCGACGTCGCCTTGCCGGCGGTGCGCGAGTTCATCGCCAACGTCAAGCAAAAAGCGCTGGGCGAAGAAGTGATTGCATCGCTGACCCCGGGCCAGGCCCTGGTCGGCGTGGTGCAGCGCGAACTGGCTTCGCTGATGGGGGCCGACCTCGGCCCTGAGGCCTCGCAGCTGAATTTCGCTACCCAGCCGCCGGCGATCATCCTGATGGCGGGCTTGCAGGGTGCGGGTAAAACCACCACCGTCGGCAAGCTGGCCAAATACCTGCGCGAACAAAAGAAGAAAAAAGTGCTGACTGTTTCGGCCGACGTCTACCGCCCGGCCGCCATCGGCCAGCTGCAGACCGTGACCGCCCAGGTCGGCGCCGACTTCTTCCCCACCGCCACCACCGACAAGCCGGTCGAGATCGCTTTGGCTGCGCTCGACTACGCGAAGCGCCATTATCACGATGTCCTGATCATCGACACTGCCGGCCGGCTCGGCATCGACGAAGCGATGATGAAGGAAATCAGCGCCATCCACGCCGCCGTCAAGCCGATCGAAACCTTGTTCGTGGTCGACGCCATGCTCGGCCAGGACGCCATCAATACCGCCAAGGCCTTCAGCGACGCCCTGCCGCTGACCGGCATCGTGCTGACCAAACTGGATGGCGATGCGCGCGGCGGCGCGGCGCTGTCGGTCAGGCATATCACAGGCAAGCCGATCAAGTTCGCCGGCACCGCGGAAAAGCTGGACGGCCTGGAAGCCTTCGATCCGACCCGCATGGCCAACCGCATCCTCGGCATGGGCGACATCCTGGCGCTGGTCGAAGAAGCCCAGAAAGGCGTCGACGTCGCCGCCGCCAAGGACCTGGCGCACAAGATCAAGGGCGGCGGCAAATTCGACCTGAACGATTTCAAGGCGCAGCTCGGCCAGATGAAAAAAATGGGCGGCTTGTCCAACCTGATGGACAAATTGCCGGCGCAGTTCCAGCAGGCTGCGGGCGGCGCCAATATGGACCAGGCAGAGAAACAGGTACGCCGGATGGAGGGCATCATCAACTCGATGACGGCTCAGGAACGGGCCAAGCCGGAGCTGATCAAGGCTTCGCGCAAACGCCGCATCGCCGTCGGTGCCGGCGTCCAGGTGCAGGAAGTCAACCGCATGCTGTCGCAATTTGACCAAATGCAGTCGATGATGAAAAAACTCAAAGGCGGCGGCATGATGAAAATGATGCGCGGCATGAAAGGCATGATGCCGGGCATGCGCTAA
- a CDS encoding proline--tRNA ligase yields MRASRFFISTLKEAPSDAEIVSHKLMMRAGMIKRISSGIYTYMPMGLRVIRKVESIVREEMNRSGAVELLMPVVQPAELWQETGRWQKYGAELMRVKDRHGRDFIIQPTSEEVITDIARTELRSYRKLPVNFYHIQTKFRDERRPRFGLMRGREFTMKDAYSFDRDLDGLKQSYQIMYDAYVRIFNRFGLQFRAVAADNGAIGGTGSHEFHVIAATGEDAIVYCPNSDYAANMEAAESLPLYPARGAATQALTKTATPGKAKCEAVAELLQLPLTQTIKSIVLTVEKEATDKEPVSKVVWLLMLRGDHELNEIKANKIPGLAGYRFATEQEIVEYFGTPPGYLGPVNTKKPVTVVADVTVANMHDFVSGANEVDFHYTGVNWGRDLPEPMVFDIRNVVEGDPSPDGKGALAILRGIEVGHVFQLGTAYSESMKATFLDENGKPQMLQMGCYGIGITRILGAAIEQNFDDKGIIWPTSIAPFEVVLCPMGYDRSEAVKAETDKLYDTLLAAGVDVILDDRGERPGAMFADWELIGVPHRVVIGDRGLKDGQLEYQGRRDTEATTVPLAEVAGFIKARLVSQ; encoded by the coding sequence ATGCGCGCCTCCCGTTTTTTTATCTCCACGCTCAAAGAAGCTCCATCCGACGCAGAAATCGTCAGCCACAAACTGATGATGCGCGCCGGCATGATCAAGCGCATCAGTTCCGGCATTTACACCTATATGCCGATGGGTTTGCGCGTGATCCGCAAGGTGGAGAGCATCGTGCGCGAAGAGATGAACCGTTCCGGGGCGGTGGAATTGCTGATGCCGGTGGTGCAGCCGGCCGAACTGTGGCAGGAAACCGGCCGCTGGCAGAAATACGGCGCCGAACTGATGCGCGTCAAGGACCGTCACGGCCGAGACTTCATCATCCAGCCGACTTCGGAAGAAGTGATTACTGACATCGCTCGCACTGAATTACGCTCTTACCGCAAGCTGCCGGTGAATTTTTACCATATCCAGACCAAGTTCCGCGATGAACGCCGGCCACGCTTCGGCTTGATGCGCGGACGCGAATTCACGATGAAAGACGCCTATTCCTTCGATCGCGACCTGGATGGCCTGAAACAGTCCTACCAGATCATGTACGACGCCTACGTCCGGATTTTCAACCGCTTTGGCCTGCAATTCCGGGCGGTGGCGGCCGACAACGGCGCCATCGGCGGCACCGGTTCGCATGAATTCCACGTCATCGCCGCTACCGGCGAAGACGCCATCGTGTATTGCCCGAACTCGGATTACGCCGCCAATATGGAAGCGGCCGAGTCCCTGCCTTTGTATCCGGCCCGCGGCGCGGCGACCCAGGCGCTGACCAAAACGGCGACGCCGGGCAAGGCCAAATGCGAAGCGGTAGCCGAGCTGCTGCAGCTGCCTTTGACGCAAACCATCAAGTCGATCGTCCTGACTGTTGAAAAAGAAGCAACCGACAAAGAGCCGGTAAGCAAGGTGGTCTGGCTGCTGATGCTGCGCGGCGACCATGAACTCAACGAAATCAAGGCCAACAAGATTCCCGGCCTGGCCGGTTATCGTTTTGCTACCGAACAGGAGATTGTCGAGTACTTCGGCACGCCGCCAGGCTATCTGGGGCCGGTCAATACCAAGAAGCCGGTTACCGTTGTAGCGGATGTCACTGTCGCCAACATGCATGACTTCGTCAGCGGCGCCAACGAAGTGGATTTCCACTACACCGGCGTCAACTGGGGCCGCGACCTACCCGAGCCGATGGTGTTCGATATCCGCAATGTGGTGGAAGGCGACCCTTCGCCGGACGGCAAGGGCGCCCTGGCGATCTTGCGCGGGATCGAAGTCGGCCACGTGTTCCAGCTGGGCACCGCCTATTCGGAATCGATGAAAGCGACTTTCCTGGACGAGAACGGCAAGCCGCAGATGCTGCAGATGGGATGTTATGGAATTGGCATCACACGCATCCTGGGCGCCGCGATTGAACAGAATTTCGACGACAAGGGCATCATCTGGCCGACCTCCATCGCCCCGTTCGAAGTAGTCCTGTGCCCTATGGGCTATGACCGCAGCGAAGCGGTCAAGGCCGAGACCGACAAGCTGTACGACACCTTGCTGGCTGCCGGCGTCGACGTCATCCTGGACGACCGCGGCGAGCGCCCGGGCGCGATGTTCGCCGACTGGGAGCTGATCGGCGTGCCGCACCGGGTGGTGATCGGCGACCGCGGCCTCAAGGATGGCCAGCTGGAGTACCAGGGACGGCGCGATACCGAGGCAACTACGGTGCCGCTGGCGGAGGTGGCAGGCTTCATCAAGGCTCGCCTGGTTTCCCAATAA
- a CDS encoding cytochrome C assembly family protein codes for MQTYLFVLVALLYIGCTFLPSSRRQTISIVVAVAWVLHGGVLWSDVVGPEQLRVGFSMMLSATLWVSVAAYWLENRNYTLDGLRVLVLPMAALAAILPAIFPGNMVPLNGKSPVFLWHIVISILAYSTLTIAAFHAVLMVLQESRLHTRPGVAKAGWFGVALDRLPALLTMEKLLFRLIAFGFFLLTLTVLSGVVFSEELFNKAFKWDHKTIFTMLSWALFGLLLAGRRWQGWRGRTALSFTLTGFAVLLLAYVGSRFVLEVVLHRVLV; via the coding sequence ATGCAAACATATCTTTTCGTTCTGGTGGCGCTGCTATATATAGGCTGCACCTTTTTGCCGTCGAGCCGGCGCCAGACCATTTCCATTGTTGTCGCCGTCGCCTGGGTGCTGCACGGCGGCGTGCTGTGGTCCGACGTGGTCGGGCCGGAGCAGCTGCGGGTCGGGTTTTCGATGATGCTGTCGGCCACCTTGTGGGTGTCGGTCGCGGCCTACTGGCTGGAGAACCGCAACTATACCTTGGACGGCCTGCGGGTCCTGGTGCTGCCGATGGCGGCGCTGGCGGCGATTCTGCCGGCCATATTCCCGGGCAACATGGTGCCGCTGAACGGCAAGTCGCCGGTGTTCCTGTGGCATATCGTGATTTCCATCCTGGCCTACAGCACCCTGACCATCGCCGCGTTCCATGCAGTGCTGATGGTATTGCAGGAGTCGCGCCTGCATACCCGGCCGGGCGTGGCGAAAGCCGGCTGGTTCGGGGTTGCGCTGGATCGCTTGCCAGCCTTGCTGACCATGGAAAAACTGCTGTTCCGCCTGATTGCCTTCGGCTTTTTCCTGTTGACGCTGACGGTGTTATCGGGTGTGGTGTTTTCCGAGGAGCTGTTCAACAAGGCTTTCAAATGGGATCACAAGACCATTTTCACCATGTTGTCATGGGCCTTGTTCGGGCTGCTGCTGGCCGGCCGCAGGTGGCAGGGCTGGCGCGGCCGCACTGCGCTCAGCTTTACCTTGACCGGGTTTGCCGTTTTGTTATTGGCGTATGTAGGGAGCCGCTTCGTGCTTGAAGTTGTGTTGCATCGGGTATTAGTATGA